The genomic interval GTCTCCGGCCTGCCCGGCCCCGCCTACGACTACGTCTGCACCGTGATGCTGGCCCGGCGCTGCTACTCCCTGGTCTCCAATTCCTTGCCGTTCGCCGCGGAGGAAGCCGGCGTGCCGCTGGTCAACCACCACGACGCCGCAGAAGACGCCCGCGCCTGCGCCGGCATCCTGATCGACATCGCTGCGCGGAACAACGCCAACAGCATTGCCGAGCTCTACCTGTCGCTGGGCCTGGTCCTGCCGCATCAGGAGGCGTTTGACCCTGCGCACGATGTCCTGTCCAAAGCCAGCCTTACCGCCCTTGCCGGTGCCGCTGGCGGAGGCAGCGCCGCGCTGGTGCGCCCGTTCCAGTCCGGGTGGCCGGAGGAGGGCGACAATCCCGTCCCCAATGCCGACGCCGAACCCTCCCACCCGCTGTACGGCCAGACCGTTGTCTTCACCGGCGAGCTCTCCATGGCCCGGCCGGAAGCGAAGGTGCGTTCGGCCGAGCTGGGTGCCCGGCCGGAAAGCCGGGTGACGGCCCGCACCACGGTGCTGGTGGTGGGTGACGGCTTTGTTGCCGCGGACCTGCGGTCCGGTAGGCTGACCGGCAAGGCCCGGCGCGTCCTGGAGCTCCACGACCGCGGCCAGCCCATCGAAGTACTCTCCGAAGGCGAGTTCCTGCAGATGGTGGGTGGCTGAGCCGTCCGGTGTTCATCCGGCGCAACAAATCTTCCCTGCGGCGTGCCCGGCTCCTAGCCTTGCAGGATGAGCAAACTAACGGACGGCCAAACAACCGGAATCAACTGGTCCGCCGTGTTCGCCTTTCCCAACCCCGTCAATGAATACGCGGCCCGGATCACCGCCGGCCTGGTGGTGCTCCTCGCGGGCGCCACACTGCTGAGCGGGTCCGTTTGGGGACTCGTGCTGATCGCCGCGGGCTTCTGGCTGCGTGTGCTCTTCGGCCCACGGATTTCGCCGCTGGCCCTGCTCTCCGTCAAGGTCCTGGCACCCCGACTGGGCCGCGTTCGCCTGGTTCCCGGACCGCCCAAGCGTTTTGCCCAGGGCATGGGAGCGGCGGTGTCCACGACGGCGCTGATCCTGTTCCTTGCCGGGGCCGCCCCTGCAGCCTGGATTGCGCTCGCGGTACTCATCGCTGCAGCCTCGCTGGAGGCCTTCGCCGGATTCTGCCTGGGCTGCGTTATCTTCGGAGTGCTGCAGCGCCGGGGCCTGATCCCGGAGGACATCTGCGAGGCCTGCAACAACGTCGCGCTCAAGCGGTTGTAACGCCCACCAGCAGATCGGCCATGCCGCGGATGACGTCCGGCCCTTCGAGGGCGTCGAGCCATTCCGGGGGCAGGCACACTTCGCCGTAGTAGGCGCCAAGGATGTTTCCGGCGATGGATCCCGTGGAATCGCTGGCGCCGCTGTGGTTGACGGCCAGCGCCACGGCTGCCCGGAAATGGTCTTGCGGCGACAGGGTGGAGTCCGCATCCGGCGCTGTGGCCAGGACAGCGTAAAGCCCGACGGCGAACGCCTCCTCCGCGACCCAGCCCTCGCCCAGCTGCCGAACCAGGTCCTCCGGCGACAGGACGCCTGTTCCCGCACAGCGGATGGCTGCTTCAAGCCGCTCGGGAAGTTCCGCCGCCACATCCTTCAGGCCACGCACCTCCTCCAGGACCGCCGCAGCGGCGTCCGCCAGGGTGTCACCGGCCACCAGGCGGTGGATCAGCAGGCTGAAGCTGCCGGCACTTTGCCGTGCGGACGGATGGCCGTGCGTCAGGGAGGCGGCGTCGGCACTCAACTTATAGACGGCGTCGGACGCTATGTAGGGAATCAGGCCGAACGGGGCCGACCGCATCACCGTTCCACGGCCATTCAACTCCGGGTTCACCGGCCGGTAGACCGTCCCCATTTCGCCGGTGGCCAGGCCGCTGATGCACGTTTCTTCCGGGGCTCGGCGGTGCCTCAGCACCTCGTTCCCGTCGATCCACCGTGGCGGCTGTGCCGGGGCCTGCGGCGGTACAGATTCACCCTGGGTGTCCAGCCAGCGGAGATAGGCCAGCCACACGCAGGCGTTCGTATCGGCGCCCACGCCGTCATTGGCCCATTCGAGCACCTCCACCAGTCCGTCCACGGTGTACAGCGTCAGCTGCGTGTCGTCCGAAAAGTGGCTGCCGCCGTCGAGCGCTGCCAGGTCTGTCAGGCCCGCGGGGCCGAAGCGTCGGCGGATGGCCTCCATCGGGTCGAACGCCACCGCGTAGCCCAGCGAGTCGCCCAGGGCGCCGCCCAGGAGGCAGCCGTGGATGCGGGACTTCAGCGGGGGCGCGGCAACGGCGCCCGGTTCAATGCTCATGACAGTAAATTTACCGTGGGGCGAAGGTGGAACGCGCCGGGGCGCCACGCCGTCCGTCCACTAAGCTCGGACTCAGCCAAAGCCCAGAATCCCTTGGCAGAATGCAAAGGCACCAAACCCCAACGATAAGGATTGCCCCACCATGACCACGCCTGTGCCCGTCCACCGTGATCCCGCCCCCGGGCTGACTGCCGGCAGCGGTGCCGAAATCCGGCACGGGCTGGTGTCCAGGCTGTCTGCCGAAGCCTTTGGCAGCCTCTTCATCGTGGTGGCAGGCCTGGGCGTGCCGCTGTTCTCCATCCCGCAGTCCAGCCCGCTGCCGGCCGCGCTCGCAGCAGGCCTCGCGGTAACCGCGGCGATGCTGGCCTTCGGCTACGTTTCCGGCGGACACTTCAACCCGGCGGTGACCGTTGGCCACGCCGTCGCCGGCCGGATCCGGCTCGGTGACGCCGCCGCGTACATCGGCGCGCAGCTGGTGGGCGGGCTTCTCGGCGCCCTCGCACTCTTCGGTATCCTGCGCACACTGCCGGGCATCCAGGACAGCCGCACGGCGTTCGACACCGTGACTGCCGGATTCGGCGAACATTCCATCATCCAGGCGCCCCTCGCCGGCGTGCTCCTGCTGGAAGTGCTCGGAGCCGCCATCCTGGTTGCAGTCTTCCTGGGCACCACCGCACGCAACAACATCAACAAAACGGCAGCTGCCGTAGCCGTGGGCCTCGCCTTCGCGGTCCTGCTGCAGCTGGGCCTGTCCGTGGGCAATGCGCCGTTCAACCCCGCCCGCGCCACGGCGTCGGCCGTCTTCAGCTCCAGCTGGTCCCTTGAGCAGCTGTGGCTCTTCTGGGTTGCTCCCTTGGCGGGCGCCGCCATCGCCGGGCTGGTCTTCCGTGGGTTCGCCGAGCCGGTTGCTGCGGATACTGCTTCGGCCGCTGGATCAGCCGCTGACGGGTCAGTAGATGACGGCAGTGCCGCCGAGGATGTTGTGGATTTCGACGACGAGGATGCCGACGTCGCCGACGACTCCGCTGAGGTGCCCGCCAAGGCAGCCGCTCCGGCCGAGCCCGCACCGGCTCATGCCGCCGCGGACGAGCCGGACAACCGCGACGAGGCCCAGGAATTCTTCGACGGAAAGCGCGGTTAGCTGGCCTGACTGGGCAACGGCCTGTTGCGGCAGTTTCCTAAACTGTCGGTGGCAGCCGCTAGCGTAAGAATATGCGGTTATTGCACACATCGGACTGGCACTTGGGCAGGTCCTTCCACGGCGTCGGGATGCTGGACGCCCAGCGGTCATTTGTTGATCAGCTCGTCAGCGCTGTCACCGGAAATGCGGTCGACGTTGTCCTGATCGCCGGCGATGTCTACGACCGCGCCCTGCCCGGCGTCGACGTCGTGGGGCTGTTGGACGATGCCCTGGTGCGGCTCACGGCGGCTGGCGCCACGGTGGTGCTGACATCCGGCAACCACGACTCCGCCATCCGGCTGGGCTTCGCCTCCCGGCTGCTGGAACGTGGCGGCGTCCACTTGCGGACCCGGCTGGCGGACCTGGACCAGCCCGTCGTCCTGCCCCTTGAGACGGGTGACGGCCGGACGCCCGGCGCCGTCCTGGCCATCTATGGAATCCCCTGGCTGGAACCGCGCCTCGTCGCCGAACAACTCGGTGCGGAAGCAGCCAGCCACTTCGAAGTCACCCGCGCCGCCACTGACCGCATCCGGGCAGACCTCGCCGAGCGCAGCGCTGCGGGAACCGTCCATTCAGTGGTCCTGGCCCACACGTTCGCCAGCGGAGGGATCAGCTCCGACAGCGAGCGGGACCTCAGCATCGGGGGAGTCGGAGCGGTGCCCCTGGACCTCTTCGACGGATTCAGCTATACCGCGCTGGGGCACCTGCACGGCCGCCAGACCCTGTCGCCGCAGGTCAGGTACTCGGGTTCGCCCTTGGCCTACTCGTTCTCTGAAGCCAAGCACACCAAGGGAAGCTGGCTGATCGACGTCGGCCCGGACGGCGTGACCGGCGTATCGGAACTGTCGTGGGAAGCCCCGCGGAAGCTGGCCGTGCTCCGCGGCGATATCTCGGAGCTCCTGGAGTCCGCGGAACATTCCTGGGCCGAAGGTGCGTACTGCCAGATCACCCTGACGGATGAGCAGCGGCCCGCGCAGGCCATGGAGCGGCTGCGGGCCCGGTTTCCGGACACGCTGGTCCTCGGCTTTGATCCGCAGGGCGGCGCCGTCAAGGCGTCCAAGAGCTACAGCA from Pseudarthrobacter sp. SSS035 carries:
- a CDS encoding exonuclease SbcCD subunit D, translated to MRLLHTSDWHLGRSFHGVGMLDAQRSFVDQLVSAVTGNAVDVVLIAGDVYDRALPGVDVVGLLDDALVRLTAAGATVVLTSGNHDSAIRLGFASRLLERGGVHLRTRLADLDQPVVLPLETGDGRTPGAVLAIYGIPWLEPRLVAEQLGAEAASHFEVTRAATDRIRADLAERSAAGTVHSVVLAHTFASGGISSDSERDLSIGGVGAVPLDLFDGFSYTALGHLHGRQTLSPQVRYSGSPLAYSFSEAKHTKGSWLIDVGPDGVTGVSELSWEAPRKLAVLRGDISELLESAEHSWAEGAYCQITLTDEQRPAQAMERLRARFPDTLVLGFDPQGGAVKASKSYSSRLAEAQDDLSLCCGFLDHVRGRDADDAERSAIAAALDNVRLTEASL
- a CDS encoding DUF4395 domain-containing protein; this translates as MSKLTDGQTTGINWSAVFAFPNPVNEYAARITAGLVVLLAGATLLSGSVWGLVLIAAGFWLRVLFGPRISPLALLSVKVLAPRLGRVRLVPGPPKRFAQGMGAAVSTTALILFLAGAAPAAWIALAVLIAAASLEAFAGFCLGCVIFGVLQRRGLIPEDICEACNNVALKRL
- a CDS encoding MIP/aquaporin family protein, producing MTTPVPVHRDPAPGLTAGSGAEIRHGLVSRLSAEAFGSLFIVVAGLGVPLFSIPQSSPLPAALAAGLAVTAAMLAFGYVSGGHFNPAVTVGHAVAGRIRLGDAAAYIGAQLVGGLLGALALFGILRTLPGIQDSRTAFDTVTAGFGEHSIIQAPLAGVLLLEVLGAAILVAVFLGTTARNNINKTAAAVAVGLAFAVLLQLGLSVGNAPFNPARATASAVFSSSWSLEQLWLFWVAPLAGAAIAGLVFRGFAEPVAADTASAAGSAADGSVDDGSAAEDVVDFDDEDADVADDSAEVPAKAAAPAEPAPAHAAADEPDNRDEAQEFFDGKRG
- a CDS encoding ADP-ribosylglycohydrolase family protein; this translates as MSIEPGAVAAPPLKSRIHGCLLGGALGDSLGYAVAFDPMEAIRRRFGPAGLTDLAALDGGSHFSDDTQLTLYTVDGLVEVLEWANDGVGADTNACVWLAYLRWLDTQGESVPPQAPAQPPRWIDGNEVLRHRRAPEETCISGLATGEMGTVYRPVNPELNGRGTVMRSAPFGLIPYIASDAVYKLSADAASLTHGHPSARQSAGSFSLLIHRLVAGDTLADAAAAVLEEVRGLKDVAAELPERLEAAIRCAGTGVLSPEDLVRQLGEGWVAEEAFAVGLYAVLATAPDADSTLSPQDHFRAAVALAVNHSGASDSTGSIAGNILGAYYGEVCLPPEWLDALEGPDVIRGMADLLVGVTTA
- a CDS encoding exonuclease domain-containing protein, whose amino-acid sequence is MGLDFTAIDFETANGFRGSPCAVGLTKVRGGRVVDEASWLMRPPVNHDHFEYHNVRVHGIKATDVAGRPRFGELFPEIGAFIGDDILAAHNAAFDLGVIRSGLEVSGLPGPAYDYVCTVMLARRCYSLVSNSLPFAAEEAGVPLVNHHDAAEDARACAGILIDIAARNNANSIAELYLSLGLVLPHQEAFDPAHDVLSKASLTALAGAAGGGSAALVRPFQSGWPEEGDNPVPNADAEPSHPLYGQTVVFTGELSMARPEAKVRSAELGARPESRVTARTTVLVVGDGFVAADLRSGRLTGKARRVLELHDRGQPIEVLSEGEFLQMVGG